Proteins encoded by one window of Methanobacterium sp. CWC-01:
- a CDS encoding 4Fe-4S binding protein yields MPVVIDMEKCGKITECPGEGLCIKICEQGALIEKDGEIVLVPENCDDCDLCIQNCPNQAISKE; encoded by the coding sequence ATGCCAGTAGTAATAGACATGGAAAAGTGTGGGAAAATCACAGAATGTCCTGGAGAGGGCTTGTGTATTAAAATCTGCGAGCAAGGAGCCCTGATAGAGAAGGATGGTGAAATTGTCCTGGTCCCGGAAAACTGTGATGATTGTGATCTGTGCATTCAAAACTGCCCCAACCAAGCCATAAGCAAGGAATGA
- the fwdF gene encoding tungsten-dependent formylmethanofuran dehydrogenase subunit FwdF: MSTVLRQGKENRSLTHKNDHCVGCGICADICPTEAIRLGPVMPVARGLLEADLININQKECCLCGLCAASCPFNALEFKVDGKTAQELKNYPQWTHDANIDSETCIYCGRCETACPQDAIYLKRVLPTVEELVRGETDIDQEKCIYCGICEEMCPADAIDIEFNEIDSNNPQVASDIKIDESKCIYCGICKRVCPESAIKIVCTTCMSHEDIVIPKIDGSIILDDDKCINCGWCQEICPVDAATVIKPFEGEIFYVNDFECKGDSCHACADVCPCNAISMVDNKSVINPAFCTLCGACAKACPQKGIVIKRSSMNLDNIKSKSWNERLRGLLHQASQSKY, from the coding sequence ATGAGCACCGTTCTGAGGCAGGGAAAAGAAAACCGTTCACTAACCCACAAAAACGACCATTGTGTGGGTTGCGGAATATGCGCAGATATCTGCCCCACCGAAGCCATAAGACTGGGGCCAGTTATGCCCGTAGCCCGGGGACTCTTAGAAGCAGATCTAATAAACATAAACCAAAAAGAATGCTGTTTATGTGGATTGTGTGCTGCGTCGTGCCCCTTCAATGCCCTGGAATTTAAGGTGGATGGAAAGACTGCCCAGGAACTGAAAAACTATCCCCAGTGGACCCACGATGCTAATATTGACTCTGAAACTTGTATTTACTGCGGGAGATGTGAAACAGCATGCCCCCAAGATGCTATCTATCTAAAACGTGTGCTGCCCACAGTCGAAGAATTGGTTAGGGGAGAAACTGATATCGATCAGGAAAAATGTATCTACTGCGGGATATGTGAAGAGATGTGCCCCGCGGATGCCATAGACATAGAATTCAATGAAATAGACTCCAATAATCCCCAAGTCGCCAGTGATATAAAAATTGATGAATCTAAATGTATTTACTGCGGTATTTGTAAAAGGGTCTGTCCAGAAAGTGCCATTAAGATTGTATGCACCACCTGCATGTCCCACGAGGATATCGTAATACCTAAAATTGATGGGAGCATCATTTTGGATGATGATAAGTGCATTAACTGCGGTTGGTGCCAGGAAATCTGTCCAGTAGATGCCGCCACAGTTATCAAACCATTCGAAGGGGAAATATTTTACGTGAACGATTTCGAGTGCAAAGGAGATTCCTGCCATGCATGCGCCGACGTATGCCCCTGTAATGCCATAAGCATGGTTGATAATAAATCTGTGATTAATCCAGCGTTCTGCACACTTTGCGGGGCCTGTGCCAAGGCCTGCCCTCAGAAGGGCATCGTGATTAAAAGAAGCAGCATGAATCTGGATAACATCAAATCAAAGTCCTGGAATGAAAGATTGAGAGGCCTTCTCCATCAAGCCTCTCAATCAAAATATTGA
- a CDS encoding TOBE domain-containing protein — MKLSARNVLKGKVEAVDKGPITASVKIKIEAGEVTATITKESVDDLEIIVGDDVVAVIKSTEVMVGKD; from the coding sequence ATGAAACTAAGTGCCAGAAACGTTTTGAAAGGAAAGGTGGAAGCTGTGGATAAAGGGCCTATAACGGCATCAGTAAAGATTAAAATCGAAGCAGGTGAAGTAACAGCGACCATCACTAAAGAGTCAGTCGATGATCTTGAGATTATAGTCGGTGACGATGTAGTGGCTGTCATAAAATCCACAGAAGTAATGGTGGGTAAAGATTAA
- a CDS encoding substrate-binding domain-containing protein — protein MDTKYILLAVAVVAIVVVAGVYVSGYGQAQTLKIATTTSLEDTGLLAVLETEYEKKYPNTDVQFIAAGTGQALEYGKKGDVDLVMVHAKTSEEKFIADGFGTNRTIFAYNYFYIVGPATDPANINGSNATSAFTKIGTDGAANPTEVMFVSRGDNSGTNTRELQIWNKTDLNYTTEVQGQAWYIESGKGMGDTLILANEKSAYTLSDSGTYLAFKGNLTLTAFVTQGKDLLNVYSLIPVNPAKFPDVNSEDAQSWITFVTSAEGQKIIGEYGVDKYGQQLFIPIAGQPEPTS, from the coding sequence ATGGATACAAAATATATCTTGTTAGCAGTTGCAGTTGTCGCAATTGTTGTAGTAGCAGGAGTTTACGTGAGTGGTTACGGCCAAGCACAGACTCTTAAAATCGCCACTACTACCAGTCTCGAAGATACTGGTTTATTAGCTGTTTTAGAAACTGAATATGAAAAGAAATATCCTAATACTGACGTGCAGTTTATAGCCGCCGGTACTGGTCAGGCCCTGGAATATGGTAAGAAAGGTGATGTGGACCTGGTAATGGTCCACGCCAAAACTTCGGAAGAGAAGTTCATAGCCGATGGCTTCGGTACTAACAGAACCATCTTTGCCTACAACTATTTCTACATCGTAGGCCCAGCCACGGATCCAGCCAATATCAACGGTAGTAATGCTACTTCTGCCTTCACCAAGATTGGCACTGATGGCGCAGCCAATCCAACCGAAGTGATGTTCGTCTCCAGAGGTGACAACTCCGGTACCAACACCAGAGAACTCCAGATCTGGAACAAAACTGATCTCAATTACACCACCGAGGTACAAGGCCAAGCATGGTACATAGAATCTGGAAAAGGAATGGGAGATACCCTAATCCTTGCCAACGAAAAATCAGCCTACACCTTATCCGATTCTGGAACATACCTGGCCTTCAAAGGGAATTTAACACTAACTGCATTTGTAACCCAAGGCAAAGACCTGTTGAACGTCTACTCTCTGATACCAGTCAATCCTGCTAAGTTCCCTGACGTGAACAGCGAGGACGCTCAAAGTTGGATAACATTCGTTACTTCAGCGGAAGGACAGAAAATAATCGGTGAATATGGTGTCGACAAGTATGGACAGCAGTTATTTATTCCTATAGCTGGACAGCCCGAACCAACTTCCTAG
- a CDS encoding ABC transporter permease: protein MSEIINAFFQAIDLIVSLDPEVIEITLRTIIISLSSTFFAALIAIPLASFIHFNKFRGKRSVMNIIQTLYSLPTVLVGLLVFLLISKSGPLGDFSLLFTPGGMIIGQTILVIPTVVGFAIVGLSGVKEEIKELALSLGASNFQTTTTIMQEAKYALLGAIILGFGRAISEVGVALMIGGNIRGYTRVITTTMSLETQKGNVELSIALGIILLAIALIVNLILNQVQER from the coding sequence GTGAGTGAGATTATCAACGCATTTTTCCAGGCCATAGATCTCATAGTGTCCTTGGACCCGGAAGTTATAGAAATAACACTTCGTACTATTATTATTTCATTATCATCCACCTTTTTTGCCGCCCTAATTGCGATTCCCTTAGCTAGCTTTATTCATTTCAATAAATTCAGGGGCAAAAGAAGCGTTATGAATATTATTCAAACACTGTACAGCCTCCCCACCGTACTGGTAGGTCTATTGGTGTTTCTGTTAATTTCCAAATCGGGACCCCTGGGTGATTTCAGTTTGCTTTTCACCCCTGGAGGGATGATAATCGGCCAAACAATTTTGGTAATCCCTACAGTTGTTGGTTTTGCAATTGTTGGACTAAGTGGAGTGAAAGAAGAAATTAAAGAACTTGCGCTGTCCTTAGGAGCGAGTAATTTTCAAACTACAACCACCATCATGCAGGAGGCCAAATACGCCCTTTTAGGGGCTATTATACTAGGCTTTGGCCGGGCCATATCTGAGGTAGGAGTAGCCCTAATGATAGGGGGTAACATCCGGGGCTACACCCGAGTCATAACTACCACCATGTCCCTGGAAACACAGAAAGGAAACGTAGAGCTTTCAATCGCCCTTGGAATCATCCTATTAGCTATAGCTCTAATAGTAAATCTTATATTAAACCAGGTGCAGGAGAGGTGA
- a CDS encoding ABC transporter ATP-binding protein has product MHLLEIQNLTKTYEGKKVLDDINLHLDKGTTLGIIGPTGCGKTTLLRIIDLLELPSSGKIFFDGIDITKSNLKDSDIRRRIGMVFQKPIVFKGTVYDNIRYGLKVRGENEDSYQEEITKLLDSLGLAGYEERDASTLSGGETQRIALARALITEPDLLLLDEPTANLDPLSTEKIENLIAELSKKKHTTIVMATHNLIQGQKLSDQIAILNKKIFQMGTPEEVFLKPAHKFVAEFVGVKNVKKGTAKPIEPDLTLIKLEKINIYSTSSLEGLVYASIRPEDITLSNMKVISSALNEFQGKVKEIVDNGGIVELKVDVGEEFTVHMTRKSFLDMELTIGSSVWLQFKASAVNVFECEC; this is encoded by the coding sequence ATGCATCTACTGGAAATTCAAAATTTAACCAAAACTTATGAAGGAAAGAAGGTTCTAGATGATATAAATCTGCATCTAGACAAAGGTACCACCTTAGGAATTATAGGACCTACGGGATGTGGAAAGACCACGCTGTTACGAATAATTGACCTCCTTGAATTGCCTTCATCTGGTAAAATCTTCTTTGACGGGATAGACATTACTAAATCTAATTTAAAAGATTCTGACATTCGAAGAAGAATTGGAATGGTATTCCAAAAGCCCATTGTTTTTAAAGGAACTGTTTACGATAACATACGTTACGGGCTGAAGGTACGTGGCGAAAATGAGGATTCCTACCAAGAGGAGATAACTAAGCTTCTGGATTCCCTGGGACTTGCTGGCTATGAAGAGCGAGATGCTTCCACTCTATCTGGGGGAGAAACCCAGAGGATAGCTCTGGCCAGGGCCTTAATAACCGAGCCGGATCTGCTGCTGTTGGATGAGCCAACGGCCAATCTGGATCCCCTGTCCACTGAGAAAATAGAAAACTTGATAGCAGAACTTTCCAAGAAAAAACATACCACCATCGTCATGGCCACCCACAACTTAATCCAGGGCCAGAAACTTTCCGATCAGATTGCCATTCTTAACAAAAAGATATTCCAGATGGGAACCCCAGAAGAAGTTTTCTTAAAGCCTGCCCATAAATTTGTGGCAGAATTTGTAGGGGTGAAAAATGTTAAAAAGGGAACGGCTAAACCAATCGAACCAGATCTCACTTTAATCAAGCTAGAAAAAATAAATATCTATTCAACTTCGTCGCTGGAAGGTTTGGTTTACGCCAGCATCCGCCCGGAAGACATTACTCTATCCAATATGAAAGTTATAAGCAGCGCTCTTAACGAGTTCCAAGGGAAAGTGAAGGAAATCGTGGATAATGGGGGGATCGTAGAGCTTAAAGTCGATGTAGGTGAAGAGTTCACCGTTCACATGACCCGAAAATCATTTTTAGATATGGAACTGACTATCGGCTCATCAGTATGGTTGCAGTTCAAGGCATCGGCTGTGAATGTCTTTGAGTGTGAATGTTAA
- a CDS encoding ABC transporter substrate-binding protein, with translation MTVFVCMDDTDNLNSRGTGRLARAVAATLSENYSVMGVTRHQLYVHPDIPYTSHNSCGVVHLDLSGQEFLGDIFDIAKDEMLDDFIEGSDPGLAVASTEQISPALVAYGKDAKNTVLSQDKARTLARNLGIQLEGLGGTEDGVIGAMAGLGLASTANDGRFLMIGEIRELTGAQTVQKLIRAGIDGIYTLDGKPVTEGTIFNDPNKSVKPCPVNGKAILYVENKDGELWAVKRN, from the coding sequence ATGACAGTTTTTGTATGTATGGATGATACTGACAACCTGAACTCCCGGGGAACTGGTAGACTGGCCCGGGCAGTGGCAGCCACACTTTCTGAGAACTATTCAGTTATGGGGGTAACCCGTCACCAGCTATATGTACACCCGGATATCCCCTACACGTCTCATAATAGCTGTGGAGTGGTGCACCTGGACCTTTCGGGCCAGGAATTCCTGGGAGACATCTTCGATATTGCTAAAGATGAGATGCTGGATGATTTTATTGAGGGGAGCGATCCGGGCCTGGCCGTGGCCAGCACCGAACAGATCTCCCCAGCACTGGTGGCCTATGGAAAGGATGCTAAAAATACGGTTCTATCCCAGGACAAGGCCAGGACACTGGCCAGAAATCTGGGAATACAACTAGAAGGGCTGGGTGGAACTGAAGATGGGGTGATCGGGGCCATGGCGGGGTTAGGATTGGCCTCCACAGCTAATGACGGCAGATTTTTAATGATAGGGGAAATAAGAGAATTGACCGGTGCCCAGACCGTTCAAAAACTCATCCGGGCCGGTATTGATGGAATATACACCCTGGACGGAAAGCCGGTTACCGAAGGCACCATCTTCAACGACCCAAACAAGTCGGTAAAGCCCTGCCCGGTGAATGGAAAGGCTATCCTTTATGTGGAAAATAAAGATGGGGAGCTGTGGGCGGTTAAAAGGAACTGA
- a CDS encoding DUF2149 domain-containing protein, which produces MKRRKELLSSDEQIDPMIYAVNMVDCMLVLAVGFLIFTIMSMNLQSVVFADMSPEERMELSNLIKQTVEVEMGQEINQTLEIETGSGSGYQEMGMVYKDPQTGKLIMVPGGG; this is translated from the coding sequence ATGAAACGGCGAAAAGAGCTACTTTCTTCCGACGAGCAGATCGATCCCATGATCTACGCGGTTAACATGGTGGACTGTATGTTGGTGCTGGCGGTGGGCTTTCTCATATTCACCATCATGTCCATGAACCTGCAGAGTGTGGTTTTCGCGGATATGTCCCCAGAAGAAAGGATGGAGTTATCCAATCTGATTAAACAGACGGTGGAAGTGGAGATGGGTCAGGAAATTAACCAAACACTGGAGATTGAAACAGGAAGTGGTAGTGGATATCAGGAGATGGGCATGGTCTACAAGGACCCCCAGACTGGTAAGTTGATCATGGTTCCGGGAGGGGGCTGA
- a CDS encoding MotA/TolQ/ExbB proton channel family protein: MALEYFSGFSTSMHTISQSLLYPVLIVLAIFFIYSLITVGMMLAEYYKRRKLHLDLKNVAGLILSLTRENISNEITTVLNNVQISESHKQVLVALSQTKNVDPAFRESLALKMMEDETIMVAKKLEKTDIIAKISPAVGLMGTLIPLGPGLTALGAGDIQLLADHLMTAFDAAVLGMAAAAIAFTISKIRRRWYEEDISNLETLAESVLEVLKS, translated from the coding sequence ATGGCCTTAGAATACTTCAGTGGATTTTCAACATCCATGCACACCATTTCACAAAGCCTCTTATATCCGGTTTTAATTGTTCTGGCGATATTTTTCATATATTCTCTCATTACCGTGGGAATGATGCTGGCGGAATACTATAAGCGCCGGAAACTACATTTAGACCTTAAAAATGTGGCCGGCTTAATTCTATCTCTAACCCGGGAAAACATCTCCAATGAGATAACCACGGTCTTGAATAATGTTCAAATCTCTGAAAGCCATAAACAGGTCCTAGTAGCCCTGTCTCAAACCAAGAATGTTGATCCCGCTTTCCGGGAGTCTCTGGCACTGAAGATGATGGAAGATGAGACCATTATGGTCGCTAAGAAACTGGAAAAAACGGATATCATCGCCAAAATATCACCGGCAGTAGGATTAATGGGAACCTTAATCCCTCTGGGGCCTGGATTAACTGCTCTGGGGGCGGGAGATATTCAACTCCTGGCAGACCATCTTATGACTGCCTTTGATGCCGCGGTACTGGGTATGGCGGCGGCTGCCATTGCTTTCACTATTTCCAAAATCAGGCGCCGATGGTACGAAGAAGATATTTCCAACCTGGAAACCCTGGCCGAGTCTGTTCTGGAGGTTTTAAAATCTTAA
- a CDS encoding ABC transporter substrate-binding protein, with protein MKQKRNSLIAIILILILVTALGIYVINQTSSSSLNSKDKDMLGRSIDVPSEINRVYSITYSTTVLVYMLSPDKLIGWSAERSDNENQYMAERYSDLPVLGGGKEDANYESILSAKPDVVFVGHGKTVEDVDDIQQKFGSIPVVDVEGDNNITNITSSIRFLGLILGEEEKAEDLIEIHENVTKKVRGRVSEIPSSEKKKVYYARDSTGLQSNPSGSSHTQLIDICGGVNVVQVPLAKGSSTVSMEMILDANPDVIIASDPQFYQNVYNDPVWQNVKAVADKEVYLVPQSPFNWFESPPGANTILGIAWTAKVLYPDKFSDLDLKNMTQEFYTDFYHYNLTDSEITDIMNSSGLEV; from the coding sequence ATGAAGCAGAAAAGAAATAGTCTGATTGCAATTATTCTGATATTGATTCTGGTAACTGCACTGGGCATCTATGTAATCAATCAAACTTCAAGTAGCTCCCTAAATAGTAAAGATAAGGATATGTTAGGGCGTAGTATAGATGTGCCATCTGAGATAAATCGGGTTTATTCCATCACCTATTCTACTACGGTGCTGGTTTACATGCTGTCTCCGGATAAATTGATTGGTTGGAGTGCTGAAAGGAGTGATAATGAGAACCAGTACATGGCCGAAAGATATAGTGACCTACCCGTGCTTGGAGGGGGAAAAGAAGACGCGAATTACGAATCAATACTATCGGCCAAGCCGGATGTGGTGTTTGTGGGTCATGGAAAGACCGTGGAAGATGTGGATGACATCCAGCAGAAATTTGGTTCCATTCCCGTGGTGGATGTGGAGGGAGATAATAACATCACCAACATAACCTCCTCCATACGATTCCTGGGCTTGATACTGGGCGAAGAAGAGAAAGCAGAGGATCTAATAGAGATTCATGAAAATGTAACCAAAAAGGTTAGGGGTAGAGTGTCTGAAATTCCTTCTTCTGAGAAAAAGAAGGTATACTACGCCAGAGATAGCACCGGATTACAGAGTAATCCCTCTGGTTCCAGTCACACCCAATTAATCGACATATGTGGCGGGGTTAACGTAGTGCAGGTTCCCCTGGCCAAGGGAAGTTCCACAGTTTCTATGGAAATGATACTGGATGCCAATCCAGACGTGATCATCGCCAGCGATCCCCAGTTCTACCAGAACGTTTACAATGATCCAGTCTGGCAAAATGTGAAAGCCGTGGCAGATAAAGAAGTCTACCTGGTTCCACAATCACCTTTTAACTGGTTTGAAAGTCCTCCTGGTGCTAACACAATACTGGGCATAGCGTGGACCGCTAAAGTCTTATATCCCGATAAATTTTCGGACCTGGATCTTAAAAACATGACCCAAGAGTTTTACACTGATTTCTACCACTACAACTTAACTGATTCAGAAATAACCGACATCATGAACTCTTCAGGTTTAGAAGTGTAG
- a CDS encoding FecCD family ABC transporter permease — MFKSTIRDKLSTHQTSTLFLLTIPLILLFFISFLIGRYPISPLEVLMVIASKVMPIKATVPLPSDAVIFQIRLPRILAAMLVGAALSIAGAAFQGLFKNPLVSPDKLGVSAGAGFAAALAILFSFSAVMIQVSAFFGGLFAVALTYFISKTFKGTSILTLILCGIAIESFFGAMISLSKYVADPYDQLPTIVFWLLGSFAAVTPQKLVMMGIPVIFGIFVLLLIRWRINVLSMGEEEARTMGVDTRKLQAIIIFSCTIVTASSVSICGIIGWVGLVIPHVARMIVGPDHKILLPASVIIGAFFLLLIDDVARTITTVEIPIGILTALIGVPFFLYLLRKSKKVWV; from the coding sequence ATGTTCAAAAGCACCATCAGAGACAAACTATCCACCCATCAGACATCCACCCTCTTCTTACTCACCATCCCATTAATCCTATTATTTTTCATTTCATTTCTAATTGGAAGATATCCCATCAGCCCCCTGGAGGTTTTAATGGTTATCGCTTCCAAGGTGATGCCCATTAAAGCCACTGTCCCCCTGCCTTCCGATGCGGTGATTTTTCAGATCAGGTTGCCCCGCATTCTGGCAGCTATGCTGGTTGGAGCTGCGTTATCCATAGCTGGAGCAGCTTTTCAGGGCTTATTTAAAAACCCCCTGGTCTCTCCGGATAAACTGGGGGTTTCCGCTGGAGCAGGTTTTGCCGCAGCACTGGCCATACTTTTTTCTTTCAGCGCAGTGATGATACAGGTTTCTGCGTTTTTCGGGGGTCTTTTTGCAGTTGCGCTTACTTATTTCATTAGCAAAACCTTCAAAGGAACCTCCATACTGACCCTTATTTTATGTGGAATTGCCATTGAATCCTTCTTCGGAGCCATGATCTCTCTATCCAAATATGTGGCTGATCCCTATGATCAGCTGCCCACCATTGTTTTCTGGCTGTTAGGAAGTTTTGCAGCTGTAACTCCTCAAAAATTGGTTATGATGGGCATCCCCGTAATATTTGGAATTTTTGTATTGTTACTCATCCGCTGGCGGATAAATGTTCTGTCCATGGGGGAGGAGGAAGCCCGAACCATGGGAGTGGATACCAGAAAGTTACAGGCCATTATCATTTTCAGTTGCACCATTGTAACCGCTTCTTCAGTGAGTATCTGTGGTATTATAGGTTGGGTGGGTCTGGTCATACCCCATGTGGCACGTATGATTGTGGGACCGGATCATAAAATTCTATTACCAGCCAGTGTCATCATTGGAGCCTTCTTCCTGTTACTGATCGATGATGTGGCTCGGACCATCACTACAGTTGAGATTCCAATTGGAATACTAACTGCATTAATAGGGGTTCCTTTCTTCTTATATCTGCTCAGAAAGAGTAAAAAGGTGTGGGTATGA
- a CDS encoding ABC transporter ATP-binding protein: MNHLMEIENGSFSYDGEHDIFQDINFCTDSGDVFCILGANGTGKTTLIKCLTGLMKLNSGTIFLNGEDLDSLSAVSVAKKIGYIPQIHYSTFPFTVLDVVLMGRSPHLELFESPSEKDYKIAEKALKSLKINHMQDKPYTEISGGEQQLVFIARVLAQEPSIMILDEPTSHLDFGNQIRTLKIIENLAKGGLSVIMSSHFPDHAFLSATHVAIMQDGSFIDVGPPEEVVTAENMEKAYGIKVEIADIHDRKACIPLKMK; this comes from the coding sequence ATGAATCATTTAATGGAAATTGAAAATGGAAGCTTTTCCTATGATGGTGAACATGACATCTTCCAGGATATTAATTTCTGCACCGATAGTGGAGATGTTTTTTGCATTTTAGGAGCTAACGGAACCGGGAAAACAACCCTTATCAAATGCCTCACCGGCCTCATGAAATTAAATTCCGGAACCATATTTTTAAATGGTGAAGACCTGGATTCACTGTCTGCAGTTAGTGTAGCCAAAAAAATTGGTTACATACCCCAGATACATTACTCCACTTTTCCCTTCACGGTATTAGACGTGGTTTTAATGGGCCGCTCCCCTCACTTGGAGCTTTTCGAATCTCCCTCCGAGAAAGATTATAAAATTGCTGAAAAAGCTTTAAAATCACTTAAAATCAACCATATGCAGGATAAGCCCTACACTGAAATCAGTGGCGGTGAGCAGCAACTGGTGTTCATTGCCAGGGTCCTGGCCCAGGAGCCCAGTATCATGATCCTGGATGAGCCCACATCCCATCTGGACTTTGGAAACCAAATCAGGACCCTTAAAATCATTGAAAACCTGGCAAAGGGCGGTCTTTCGGTGATAATGTCCTCCCACTTCCCGGACCATGCCTTCCTATCCGCCACCCATGTGGCCATTATGCAGGATGGCTCCTTTATTGATGTGGGACCTCCCGAAGAGGTGGTGACCGCCGAGAATATGGAGAAGGCCTACGGTATTAAAGTTGAAATAGCAGATATTCATGATAGAAAGGCTTGCATACCTTTGAAAATGAAATAA
- a CDS encoding Ig-like domain-containing protein, whose product MEKKHAMFLVMALAMVMILCGSVTAAEIPTNTNVNLTVANDAGARFDDFGNESYNFFSNQSTGQGLNTLKIASSNSSSDGNVVFTDSQSSTFYIFDTGSVGWIDNGILMLAVNGTIPDDFNVTITSSGYVWTPVAKNKYPLPEDLTYETHTETFTKDDFTYGPQDWKPSTVTDYPIFEGQNMSDVLNNFNIMFIDLYVGSIGTSTLSKPEYAGITLINNGNIKVTYTFQNLDNLAAFNAYAYRVYSTTGTGVKWTNALNTAEQNETGVSGYYVTTPDVTKPVVSAIDPTNNAVNVPINKTITLTFNEEVKPGSMWIELLTPTGTIIPTTVDGSFDTLTIDPNSALTKATKYTLAIHTGSVTDMAGNPIKGIVYYFTTDSTAPTVATIDPTNNAVNVPVNKTITLTFNEEVKAGSMWIELLTPTGTIIPTTISGSGNTLTIDPNSALTKATKYTLAIHTGSVTDMAGNPIKGIVYYFTTDSTAPTVATIIPTNNAVGVPVDTNITVQFNEEVKAGTLWIELLNPAWTPIPINITGSYDTLNITLNNVTLDFGTKYALAIHTGSVTDMAGNPVKGIVYYFTTQNPT is encoded by the coding sequence TTGGAAAAAAAACATGCAATGTTCCTGGTAATGGCATTGGCAATGGTGATGATTCTTTGTGGGAGTGTAACTGCAGCTGAAATACCCACTAACACCAACGTCAATTTAACTGTGGCCAACGATGCCGGTGCCAGGTTCGATGACTTTGGAAATGAAAGCTACAATTTCTTTTCCAACCAAAGTACAGGTCAGGGACTTAATACCCTGAAAATCGCTTCCAGCAACAGCAGTAGCGATGGAAATGTGGTATTTACCGATAGTCAGTCCAGCACATTCTACATCTTCGATACTGGAAGTGTAGGTTGGATTGATAACGGGATACTGATGTTGGCAGTAAATGGAACCATACCTGACGACTTTAATGTGACCATTACCAGCAGTGGTTACGTGTGGACGCCGGTGGCTAAAAATAAGTATCCCCTGCCGGAAGATCTTACTTACGAGACACATACAGAGACATTCACTAAAGATGATTTCACGTATGGTCCTCAAGATTGGAAACCAAGCACTGTAACTGATTATCCCATCTTTGAAGGTCAGAATATGAGTGATGTGCTCAACAACTTTAACATCATGTTCATCGATCTATACGTGGGCAGTATTGGTACCAGTACACTCAGCAAGCCCGAATATGCTGGTATAACCCTAATTAACAATGGAAATATTAAAGTCACCTATACTTTCCAAAATTTAGATAATCTAGCGGCATTCAATGCTTACGCCTACCGAGTTTACTCCACCACTGGAACTGGTGTAAAATGGACTAACGCCCTTAACACCGCTGAGCAGAATGAAACCGGTGTTTCCGGATATTACGTAACCACCCCGGATGTTACCAAACCAGTTGTTTCGGCCATAGACCCCACCAACAACGCAGTCAATGTGCCCATCAACAAGACCATCACCCTAACCTTCAACGAAGAAGTTAAACCTGGATCAATGTGGATCGAACTACTAACACCCACCGGAACCATCATACCCACCACCGTGGATGGAAGCTTCGACACCTTAACCATAGACCCCAACAGCGCCCTAACCAAAGCCACCAAATACACCCTGGCCATCCACACCGGATCCGTCACCGACATGGCAGGAAACCCCATCAAAGGAATAGTATACTACTTCACCACCGACAGCACCGCACCCACAGTAGCAACCATAGACCCCACCAACAACGCAGTCAACGTACCCGTCAACAAGACCATCACCCTAACCTTCAACGAAGAAGTCAAAGCTGGATCAATGTGGATCGAACTACTAACACCCACCGGAACCATCATACCCACCACCATCAGCGGAAGCGGTAACACCTTAACCATAGACCCCAACAGCGCCCTAACCAAAGCCACCAAATACACCCTGGCCATCCACACCGGATCCGTCACCGACATGGCAGGAAACCCCATCAAAGGAATAGTATACTACTTCACCACCGACAGCACCGCACCCACAGTAGCAACCATTATCCCCACCAACAACGCAGTCGGAGTTCCAGTCGATACAAACATAACCGTACAGTTCAACGAAGAAGTTAAAGCCGGCACCCTGTGGATCGAACTACTAAACCCCGCCTGGACACCGATACCCATCAACATAACCGGAAGCTACGACACACTCAACATCACACTCAACAACGTCACTCTAGACTTTGGCACCAAATACGCCCTGGCCATCCACACCGGATCCGTCACCGACATGGCAGGAAACCCCGTCAAAGGAATAGTATACTACTTCACTACACAAAACCCAACCTAA